A section of the Rhodothermus profundi genome encodes:
- a CDS encoding ParA family protein codes for MITLTVCNHKGGTGKTTTAIHLAAALGLSGRRVLVIDLDPQGFLTRVMGVPEPPEEDSVLALFNPSISLREVRRHSVGGFDLLPSSTAMTRVMRQLNRPTDVLWTKEALEQSGLDYDVVIFDTAAAITVYSLNALVASQHVLVPVTPEYQPVLGAEQTAQTVQLVRKKLNPTLFPPLFLFTQVDARKRAHLLYRRYLRRRYGDRVLETVIRTSASLARSFEDGSTVFTREPHARGARDYANATDELMRRIQQDREAGAAQIAWNAPAPPLQEMRP; via the coding sequence ATGATAACCCTGACCGTCTGCAATCATAAAGGAGGTACCGGCAAAACCACAACAGCGATTCATCTGGCGGCGGCGCTGGGGCTCAGCGGTCGTCGCGTGCTGGTCATTGATCTAGATCCTCAGGGATTTCTGACGCGGGTCATGGGGGTCCCCGAACCCCCTGAAGAGGATTCGGTGCTCGCCCTCTTCAATCCGTCGATTTCGTTGCGAGAGGTACGTCGCCATTCGGTAGGGGGATTCGATCTGCTTCCCTCCTCAACGGCTATGACGCGCGTGATGCGTCAGCTCAACCGGCCCACCGATGTGCTCTGGACCAAAGAGGCATTGGAGCAGAGCGGGCTGGATTATGATGTGGTCATTTTTGACACGGCGGCTGCTATTACGGTTTACAGTTTGAACGCTCTGGTCGCCAGCCAGCATGTGCTTGTGCCGGTAACGCCTGAATATCAGCCCGTGCTTGGCGCTGAGCAGACGGCCCAGACCGTACAACTGGTGCGCAAAAAGCTGAACCCGACGCTTTTCCCACCCCTTTTTCTCTTTACCCAGGTAGATGCCCGTAAACGGGCCCATCTGCTCTACCGGCGTTATCTGCGGCGGCGCTATGGGGATCGCGTGCTGGAGACAGTTATCCGCACCAGCGCCTCGCTGGCTCGTTCGTTCGAAGACGGCTCTACAGTGTTTACGCGGGAGCCGCACGCCCGCGGCGCACGGGATTACGCCAATGCTACCGATGAACTCATGCGACGTATCCAGCAGGATCGAGAAGCAGGGGCCGCGCAGATAGCGTGGAACGCGCCAGCGCCGCCTCTTCAGGAAATGCGTCCATAA
- a CDS encoding 3'-5' exonuclease — MMPFSRRFWKTYVVLALLGLSLLAAPNVIWWLSATPSERTWLLSRYPFLLVLVVLVLGGIYALWLHVYQTHVRPIKQLTDALHQVLAGHPLPPLTPATTPELKQLQEAVEELARRHRFQPSASSSSYAHHERKVLASLLGDLPEAVLVCRASGQILLYNEAARRLLESPEQPGTIGLGRSIFHCLDRELIAFVLDELAYQIRRPQPHPAVHFATFLPSGHFVQGRATPIQDPVHRLDTFVLLLRPLTPASRPLETIRGVDLLQALRRRLAQEAGVSLQLKGAAHAAWMRVCLPDAFELLYQLVYQLHQETSCTQLSARIASDNAQVHLWLQPLDGSFLHPKRVMDYVQADSFQTLLQTHQATLQVEDKTLHLVFPAAAPSHAGAARALLAGPLIINRPIYADFSLLETPATTPLDDRPLRSLLYTVFDTETTGLHPEQGDEIVAIGAVRIVGGRIRREETFDQLVNPRRPLSLNAVRVHGIQPALLQDKPSIEEVLPRFYRFAQDTVLVGHNVAFDLRFIREKEKTLAIRFEQPVLDTMLLAAVVDPERQHYGLDELAATFGIEPIGRHSALGDALITAELFLRLLPLLEQRGIHTLRQARAVSQQTRLARTRYGRIS; from the coding sequence ATGATGCCGTTTTCTCGCCGCTTCTGGAAAACTTACGTTGTCCTGGCCCTGCTGGGGCTATCGCTGCTGGCTGCCCCCAACGTGATCTGGTGGCTGAGCGCAACACCATCAGAGCGGACCTGGCTGCTTTCGCGCTATCCTTTCCTGTTGGTACTGGTGGTGCTCGTCCTGGGAGGCATCTATGCCCTCTGGCTCCATGTGTATCAGACGCATGTGCGCCCCATCAAGCAGCTTACAGACGCATTGCATCAGGTCCTGGCCGGCCATCCGCTTCCTCCCCTTACGCCGGCAACGACGCCTGAACTTAAACAATTGCAGGAGGCTGTGGAGGAACTGGCCCGCCGCCATCGCTTTCAGCCGTCCGCCTCTTCTTCCAGCTACGCCCACCATGAACGCAAGGTGCTGGCCTCCTTACTGGGAGACCTGCCCGAAGCCGTCCTGGTATGCCGAGCATCCGGTCAAATCCTCCTCTACAACGAAGCAGCCCGCCGCCTGCTGGAATCACCTGAGCAGCCGGGGACCATTGGCCTGGGGCGCTCGATCTTTCACTGCCTCGACCGTGAGCTCATCGCCTTTGTTCTGGACGAGCTGGCTTATCAAATCCGTCGTCCGCAGCCTCACCCTGCGGTGCATTTTGCTACCTTTTTGCCATCTGGCCACTTCGTGCAGGGGCGCGCAACTCCAATTCAGGACCCAGTCCATCGGCTCGATACCTTTGTGCTGCTGCTGCGTCCGCTGACGCCCGCCTCCCGTCCGCTTGAAACCATCCGCGGCGTTGACCTGCTGCAAGCCTTACGCAGGCGCTTGGCCCAGGAAGCTGGCGTTTCGCTGCAGCTCAAGGGAGCTGCCCATGCGGCCTGGATGCGCGTATGCTTGCCCGATGCCTTTGAGCTGCTCTATCAACTGGTCTATCAATTGCATCAAGAAACGTCCTGCACGCAGCTAAGCGCCCGCATTGCGTCAGACAACGCGCAGGTACACCTGTGGCTTCAGCCGCTTGATGGGAGTTTTCTCCACCCCAAACGGGTGATGGATTATGTCCAGGCCGATTCGTTTCAGACCCTGCTGCAAACCCACCAGGCCACCTTGCAGGTTGAGGACAAGACCCTGCATCTGGTCTTCCCGGCTGCTGCTCCTTCACATGCAGGTGCAGCGCGTGCCCTGTTGGCCGGTCCGCTGATTATCAACCGCCCCATTTACGCCGACTTTTCGTTGCTAGAAACCCCGGCAACGACGCCGCTTGACGACCGGCCCCTGCGCAGCCTGCTCTACACCGTCTTTGACACCGAAACAACAGGCCTGCACCCGGAGCAGGGGGATGAAATCGTTGCCATTGGCGCTGTGCGCATTGTGGGCGGCCGCATTCGCCGCGAAGAAACCTTTGACCAACTGGTTAATCCGCGTCGTCCCCTTTCGCTGAACGCGGTGCGCGTGCACGGCATCCAACCGGCTTTGCTGCAGGACAAGCCTTCTATTGAAGAGGTGCTGCCTCGATTTTATCGCTTTGCTCAGGACACGGTGTTGGTCGGGCATAACGTAGCCTTTGATTTACGATTCATTCGCGAGAAAGAAAAGACGTTAGCCATACGCTTTGAGCAACCGGTGCTCGACACCATGCTGCTGGCAGCCGTGGTCGATCCGGAACGCCAGCACTACGGGCTCGATGAACTGGCGGCCACCTTTGGGATTGAGCCCATCGGGCGCCACTCTGCTCTGGGAGATGCCCTGATTACGGCCGAGCTTTTCCTGCGGCTGCTGCCGCTGCTTGAGCAGCGCGGCATTCACACGTTGCGCCAGGCGCGCGCCGTCTCTCAGCAAACGCGCCTGGCCCGCACGCGTTATGGACGCATTTCCTGA
- a CDS encoding ArsR/SmtB family transcription factor, with product MVAEQAPLVPEALLEPVVRRLRVLGDPVRLRLLNLLRTRGELSVQEMVDALGVRQPSVSKHLNQLAREGLVHRRREGVHVHYRLADPSLAGLFLLLCRSVEARVDGAIKQS from the coding sequence ATGGTGGCAGAGCAGGCTCCACTGGTACCGGAAGCGCTGCTAGAACCGGTAGTTCGTCGGTTACGGGTGCTGGGCGATCCGGTTCGGCTACGGTTGCTGAACTTGCTGCGCACCCGAGGTGAGCTGAGCGTGCAGGAAATGGTAGATGCTCTGGGGGTTCGGCAGCCCAGCGTGAGCAAGCATCTAAATCAACTGGCCCGTGAAGGGCTGGTGCATCGGCGGCGGGAAGGGGTGCACGTGCACTACCGCCTTGCCGACCCCTCGCTGGCGGGCCTGTTTCTGCTGCTGTGCCGAAGCGTAGAAGCTCGCGTAGACGGAGCCATCAAGCAATCATGA
- a CDS encoding sensor histidine kinase — protein MLPGGYIFLLALLYIGLLFAIATYGDRRAEQGRSIISSPYIYALSLAVYCTAWTFYGSVGRAASSGVGYLPIYLGPTLTAVLWWMVLRKMIRISKVYRITSIADFIASRYGKSSGLAALVTVIAVTGGVPYIALQLKAISVSFQVLSGRPMPAPTESFLDDTALYVTLALALFSILFGTRHLDATERHEGLVAAIAFESLVKLPAFVAVGLFVTFGLYNGPADLFGHALARPELRRLLTMEEALGPGAYGQWFWMTLLAMLAILFLPRQFQVAVVENVDERHLRKAIWLFPLYLWLINLFVLPIALAGLMAFPGGQVDADMFVLALPLAHGQELLALLAFIGGFSAATSMVIVATVALSTMISNDLIMPILLRIRFLRLAQRGRLTGLLLGIRRGGIVLVLVLSYLYFHVIAHAYALVSIGLISFAAVAQFAPAILGGMYWRRGTRAGALCGLLAGFLIWGYTLPLPSLVDAGLLPVSFIEEGPWGIGWLRPYQLFGLEGFDPIAHALFWSLLFNVGLYVGVSLFTQQRVEELLQARAFVDVFRLSGRPGEATWRGTAYVADLQQLLRRFLGKRQADEALRPVLAQGANTVTATAEVVQHAERLLAGAIGSASARVLIASVVKEEPLSLREVMDILDETQQVIAYSHELERKSAELERATKELQEANERLKELDRLKDEFISTITHELRTPLTSIRAFSEIMHANPGLPEAQRQEFLGIIIKEAERLTRLINQVLTLQKLESGVMELNLEPVRMQEVIEEAVEAIQPHVQFNRITLRVSVPETPCYVLGDRDQLVQVVLNLLSNAVKFCNPEEGRIAVRLTVEPDRVQVDVEDNGPGIAPEDQATIFDKFRQVHTSAGKRPPGTGLGLAIAQRIVQYHHGRIWVESEPGAGATFSFTLPRLPESDGTPQRLQDTSKLDI, from the coding sequence ATGCTGCCGGGCGGCTACATTTTTCTCCTTGCGCTGCTGTACATCGGGCTGCTGTTCGCCATTGCTACTTATGGCGACCGGCGCGCCGAGCAGGGGCGAAGCATTATCAGTAGCCCGTACATCTATGCGCTTTCGCTGGCTGTTTACTGCACGGCCTGGACCTTTTACGGAAGTGTGGGGCGTGCAGCCAGCAGTGGCGTAGGCTATCTCCCGATTTATCTGGGGCCTACGCTGACGGCCGTGCTGTGGTGGATGGTGCTGCGAAAGATGATACGCATCAGCAAGGTCTATCGCATCACCTCTATTGCCGACTTTATTGCCTCTCGGTATGGCAAAAGTAGCGGACTGGCCGCCCTGGTTACTGTGATCGCTGTAACGGGCGGGGTCCCTTACATTGCGCTGCAACTCAAAGCCATTTCGGTAAGCTTCCAGGTGTTGAGCGGGCGTCCTATGCCCGCTCCTACCGAAAGTTTTCTGGATGATACGGCGCTTTACGTAACGTTGGCGCTGGCGCTGTTTTCCATTCTGTTCGGGACGCGACATCTGGATGCGACGGAGCGGCATGAAGGACTGGTGGCGGCCATAGCCTTTGAATCGCTGGTCAAGCTCCCGGCCTTTGTGGCGGTGGGCCTGTTTGTAACCTTTGGCCTGTACAATGGACCGGCCGATCTATTTGGCCATGCGCTGGCACGTCCGGAGCTTCGGCGATTGCTGACCATGGAAGAGGCGCTGGGCCCGGGTGCCTACGGCCAGTGGTTCTGGATGACGCTTCTGGCCATGCTGGCGATTCTGTTTCTGCCGCGCCAGTTTCAGGTGGCCGTAGTTGAAAATGTAGACGAACGGCATCTTCGTAAAGCGATCTGGTTGTTTCCCCTGTACCTGTGGCTTATTAATCTGTTTGTGTTGCCTATTGCCCTGGCCGGTCTAATGGCATTTCCCGGGGGGCAGGTTGATGCCGATATGTTTGTACTGGCGCTGCCGCTGGCTCATGGACAGGAGCTGCTGGCACTGCTGGCGTTCATCGGCGGGTTTTCGGCCGCTACCAGCATGGTTATTGTGGCCACGGTAGCGCTCAGCACCATGATCAGCAATGATCTGATCATGCCCATTCTACTGCGGATCCGGTTTTTGCGGTTGGCGCAGCGTGGGCGGCTTACCGGGTTGCTACTGGGTATTCGTCGCGGAGGAATTGTGCTGGTACTGGTGCTGAGCTACCTGTACTTTCACGTCATTGCGCATGCTTACGCCCTGGTATCCATTGGGTTGATTTCCTTTGCGGCAGTGGCGCAGTTTGCTCCGGCGATCCTGGGAGGAATGTACTGGCGTCGCGGAACGCGTGCCGGGGCACTCTGCGGCCTGCTGGCCGGTTTTCTGATCTGGGGCTATACGCTGCCGCTGCCCTCTCTGGTCGATGCCGGGCTGCTGCCGGTGTCTTTCATTGAAGAAGGGCCCTGGGGAATCGGCTGGCTTCGTCCGTACCAGCTTTTTGGGCTGGAAGGGTTTGATCCGATTGCGCATGCCCTGTTCTGGAGTTTGCTTTTCAACGTAGGCCTGTATGTAGGCGTATCGTTATTTACGCAGCAGCGGGTAGAAGAGCTGCTGCAGGCGCGGGCTTTTGTGGACGTGTTCCGGTTGTCCGGGCGTCCCGGCGAGGCTACCTGGCGGGGAACGGCCTACGTGGCCGATTTGCAGCAGTTGCTGCGCCGGTTTCTGGGGAAGCGGCAGGCTGATGAGGCGCTGCGGCCGGTGCTGGCGCAGGGGGCCAATACGGTGACGGCTACGGCCGAGGTGGTGCAGCACGCTGAGCGCCTGCTGGCCGGTGCGATTGGATCAGCGTCGGCCCGGGTGCTGATTGCCTCGGTGGTGAAAGAAGAGCCGCTAAGCCTGCGCGAAGTGATGGACATTCTGGACGAGACGCAACAAGTTATCGCCTATAGCCATGAACTGGAGCGTAAGTCGGCTGAGCTGGAACGGGCCACGAAGGAGTTGCAGGAAGCCAATGAACGCCTGAAAGAGCTGGACCGACTCAAAGATGAGTTCATTTCCACCATTACGCATGAGCTGCGCACGCCGCTGACGTCGATTCGGGCCTTCAGTGAGATTATGCATGCCAATCCAGGGTTGCCCGAAGCGCAGCGGCAGGAGTTTCTGGGAATTATCATCAAAGAAGCGGAGCGGCTAACGCGGTTGATCAATCAGGTGCTGACGTTGCAAAAGCTGGAGTCGGGTGTGATGGAGCTGAATCTGGAGCCGGTGCGCATGCAGGAGGTGATTGAGGAAGCGGTCGAGGCAATTCAGCCGCACGTGCAATTCAACAGGATTACCCTGAGGGTTTCGGTGCCGGAGACCCCCTGCTACGTGCTGGGCGACCGTGACCAGTTGGTGCAGGTGGTGCTGAACTTGCTATCAAATGCGGTTAAATTCTGCAATCCAGAGGAGGGGCGGATTGCTGTTCGGCTGACTGTGGAGCCAGACCGCGTGCAGGTAGACGTAGAAGATAATGGACCGGGCATTGCACCGGAGGATCAGGCAACGATTTTTGATAAATTCCGGCAGGTGCACACGAGTGCGGGCAAGCGTCCACCAGGAACAGGGCTGGGCCTGGCCATTGCGCAGCGCATTGTGCAGTATCACCATGGCCGCATCTGGGTGGAAAGCGAACCGGGCGCGGGTGCCACGTTTTCGTTTACGTTGCCGCGTTTGCCGGAATCTGACGGTACGCCCCAACGCCTGCAAGATACTTCCAAGCTGGATATTTAA
- a CDS encoding response regulator transcription factor, which yields MTTSRTPYVLIVEDEPSIALSLRFLMEQEGYRVEVVEDGEAALEACRKTPPDLVLLDVMLPGMSGFEVCQRLKARSDKKAIKVVLVTARGREADLEKGRAVGADAYIVKPFAIRDVMHTVHHLLNRSGEAGKP from the coding sequence ATGACGACAAGCCGGACGCCCTATGTGTTGATTGTCGAAGACGAGCCCAGCATCGCGCTGTCTCTGCGCTTTTTGATGGAGCAAGAAGGCTATCGGGTGGAGGTAGTCGAAGACGGTGAAGCTGCCCTGGAAGCCTGTCGGAAGACGCCACCCGATCTGGTATTGCTGGACGTCATGCTGCCGGGCATGAGTGGCTTTGAAGTATGCCAGCGGCTGAAAGCGCGGTCGGATAAAAAGGCCATTAAGGTGGTGTTGGTAACAGCGCGGGGACGAGAGGCTGACCTGGAGAAAGGGCGGGCTGTTGGTGCCGATGCCTACATTGTCAAGCCGTTTGCCATTCGCGACGTCATGCATACGGTGCATCACCTGTTGAACCGATCTGGCGAAGCAGGGAAGCCTTGA
- a CDS encoding PAS domain-containing protein — translation MKTPETDRLAAALEALPVGVVICDAEGRVAWANQRARQWLAVPVADLSDCSLPALLAGLSWPPGEAACHVRGATGQLLAVQAWPLASAGFVVQLQPVHAQASDWQPLLLRQLLEGLRRPVANIRAAIETLTAYPDMAPDLAAQFQHIILEQTEALTRLLETTVAAYTRYVQTHWPLECMAVGELLQMMADALAQQMLSVQIEAGHNLLIMVRADRRLWRQLWERLGRQLRQLVRTGASCSLSATTGDGLVWIELQWQGRRLQPERLQRWLTQTLSLDEQGLSLTLAEVLSWHEADLWVQSEADGHRLRLVLPAVRS, via the coding sequence TTGAAAACACCTGAAACAGATAGACTGGCAGCTGCCCTGGAGGCCCTGCCGGTAGGGGTGGTTATTTGTGATGCGGAAGGAAGGGTAGCGTGGGCGAATCAGAGAGCCCGGCAGTGGCTGGCTGTACCGGTAGCAGATCTGTCAGACTGTAGCCTACCGGCGTTGCTGGCAGGTCTTTCCTGGCCACCTGGGGAGGCCGCGTGTCACGTCCGAGGCGCTACGGGCCAGCTTCTGGCGGTTCAGGCATGGCCGCTGGCCTCGGCAGGCTTTGTCGTGCAGCTTCAGCCGGTCCATGCGCAGGCAAGCGACTGGCAACCCTTGCTGTTGCGGCAATTGCTGGAAGGGTTGCGCCGGCCGGTGGCGAACATTCGGGCTGCTATTGAGACGCTCACCGCCTATCCAGATATGGCCCCGGACCTGGCCGCGCAGTTTCAGCACATCATTCTGGAGCAGACAGAAGCGCTGACCCGGCTGCTGGAGACCACGGTTGCGGCCTATACCCGGTATGTGCAGACCCACTGGCCGCTGGAGTGTATGGCAGTCGGGGAGCTGCTTCAGATGATGGCAGACGCTCTGGCGCAGCAGATGCTCAGCGTGCAGATCGAAGCGGGCCATAACCTGCTCATTATGGTGCGGGCAGACCGTCGGCTCTGGCGCCAGCTCTGGGAGCGCCTGGGACGACAATTGCGTCAGCTTGTTAGAACAGGCGCAAGCTGTTCCCTTTCGGCTACGACGGGTGATGGACTGGTCTGGATTGAGCTGCAATGGCAGGGACGGCGCCTGCAGCCGGAGCGGTTGCAGCGATGGCTGACGCAGACGCTGTCGCTGGATGAGCAGGGCCTGTCGCTCACGCTTGCCGAAGTGCTATCCTGGCACGAGGCAGATCTCTGGGTGCAGAGCGAGGCAGACGGCCACCGGCTTCGCCTGGTATTGCCGGCAGTGCGGTCATAG
- the acs gene encoding acetate--CoA ligase: MGVQEPVNATAAYSGRGLVFEPPEAFRKRAFISSMEQYRELYERSIKDPEGFWREQAQRITWFEPFHTVKNTSFDPSNLYIRWFEGGKLNAAYNCIDRHLEKRADQVAFYWEPDNPDEEGKAITYRQLYEEVCRLANVLKKHGVKKGDRVTIYLPMIPEAIYAMLACARIGAIHSVVFAGFSPDSLADRILDGEATYLITADEGLRAGRRVPLKRNADQALERCPDVKTVLVVRRTGGDINWVEGRDRWYHEEIQTVSAECPPEVMDAEDPLFFLYTSGSTGKPKGVVHTTGGYLVYASLTHQFVFDYHEGDIYWCAADIGWITGHSYIVYGPLANGVTEVLFEGTPTYPDPSRIWQVVDKYQVNILYTSPTAIRALMREGDEWVKKTSRKSLRLLGTVGEPINPEAWLWYYRVVGEERCPIVDTWWQTETGGIMITPLPGATPLKPGSATLPFFGVQPAIVDNDGNILEGTADGMLVILDSWPGQMRTVYRAHDRFVQTYFTRFPGKYFTGDGARRDEDGYYWIVGRVDDVINVSGHRLGTAEIESALVLHEAVAEAAVVGYPHEIKGQGIYAFVTLKAGYAASDQLRQELIQHVRKVLGPIFTIDLLQFTPALPKTRSGKIMRRILRKIAANEYQDLGDTSTLADPSVVEELVQNRLNR; encoded by the coding sequence ATGGGTGTTCAGGAACCGGTCAACGCTACAGCAGCCTATTCGGGGCGCGGGTTGGTCTTCGAGCCACCGGAAGCGTTTCGCAAAAGGGCTTTCATCAGCTCAATGGAGCAGTATCGGGAACTTTACGAGCGCTCCATTAAAGATCCCGAAGGCTTCTGGCGCGAGCAGGCGCAACGCATTACCTGGTTCGAGCCGTTTCATACGGTCAAAAACACCTCGTTTGATCCCTCGAATCTCTACATTCGCTGGTTCGAGGGCGGCAAGCTAAATGCCGCGTACAACTGTATTGACCGGCATCTGGAAAAACGGGCCGACCAGGTGGCCTTCTACTGGGAGCCGGACAATCCGGATGAGGAGGGCAAGGCAATCACGTACCGCCAGCTTTATGAAGAAGTCTGCCGGCTGGCCAACGTGCTGAAAAAGCATGGCGTCAAGAAAGGCGACCGCGTAACGATCTATCTGCCCATGATCCCGGAGGCCATCTATGCGATGCTGGCCTGCGCGCGGATCGGGGCCATCCATTCGGTGGTCTTTGCCGGTTTCTCCCCCGATTCCCTGGCTGACCGCATCCTGGATGGCGAAGCCACCTACCTGATCACAGCGGACGAAGGGCTGCGGGCCGGACGGCGCGTGCCCCTGAAGCGCAATGCCGACCAGGCGCTGGAACGCTGCCCGGATGTCAAGACAGTGCTGGTGGTGCGCCGCACCGGGGGCGACATCAACTGGGTGGAAGGCCGGGATCGGTGGTATCATGAAGAGATTCAGACGGTCTCGGCCGAGTGCCCTCCCGAAGTGATGGATGCGGAAGACCCCCTCTTTTTCCTCTACACGTCGGGCTCGACCGGTAAACCGAAAGGCGTGGTGCATACAACCGGTGGATATCTGGTCTATGCTTCGCTCACGCATCAGTTTGTCTTCGACTATCACGAGGGCGACATCTACTGGTGTGCAGCTGACATTGGCTGGATCACGGGGCACAGCTACATTGTCTATGGTCCCCTGGCCAATGGCGTAACGGAAGTGCTTTTTGAAGGAACGCCCACCTATCCAGATCCCTCGCGCATCTGGCAGGTGGTGGACAAGTACCAGGTGAACATTCTGTACACTTCGCCCACAGCTATTCGGGCGCTCATGCGCGAAGGAGATGAGTGGGTGAAAAAAACAAGTCGAAAGTCGCTTCGGTTGCTGGGAACGGTCGGAGAACCGATCAATCCGGAAGCCTGGCTCTGGTATTACCGCGTGGTGGGCGAAGAGCGCTGCCCGATTGTGGACACCTGGTGGCAGACCGAAACGGGCGGAATTATGATCACGCCACTGCCCGGTGCTACGCCGCTCAAGCCGGGTTCGGCTACGTTGCCGTTCTTTGGGGTGCAGCCGGCCATCGTGGACAACGACGGAAATATCTTGGAAGGCACAGCCGATGGCATGCTGGTCATTCTTGACTCGTGGCCAGGCCAGATGCGCACCGTCTACAGGGCGCATGATCGATTTGTGCAGACCTACTTCACGCGTTTCCCGGGCAAGTACTTTACGGGAGACGGAGCGCGTCGGGACGAGGACGGCTACTACTGGATCGTAGGCCGGGTCGATGACGTGATTAACGTGTCCGGCCACCGACTGGGTACGGCTGAAATCGAAAGTGCGCTTGTGCTGCACGAGGCGGTGGCCGAAGCAGCCGTGGTAGGCTATCCGCACGAAATCAAAGGGCAGGGCATTTATGCCTTTGTAACGCTCAAAGCAGGCTATGCGGCAAGTGACCAGCTCCGCCAGGAATTGATTCAGCATGTGCGGAAGGTGCTGGGGCCCATTTTCACGATTGATTTGCTGCAGTTTACCCCAGCGCTTCCCAAAACGCGCTCCGGTAAGATCATGCGCCGCATCCTGCGCAAGATTGCCGCGAACGAATACCAGGACCTGGGGGATACGTCCACACTGGCCGATCCGTCGGTCGTTGAGGAACTGGTGCAGAATCGGCTCAACCGCTGA
- a CDS encoding DUF4212 domain-containing protein, with amino-acid sequence MEQMDRKTYWREVRKRTAWLLVVWFFVGYVLSIFLVEPLNTLKIAGVPMGFWMAQQGSIMIFILLILAYAIMMSKLDRAAGVEEEAGTTAPPSQAH; translated from the coding sequence ATGGAGCAAATGGATCGCAAAACGTACTGGCGGGAAGTGCGCAAGCGTACCGCCTGGCTACTGGTTGTCTGGTTTTTCGTCGGGTACGTGCTCAGCATCTTCCTCGTCGAGCCGCTCAACACGCTGAAAATTGCGGGCGTCCCGATGGGGTTCTGGATGGCGCAGCAGGGAAGCATCATGATTTTCATCCTGCTGATTCTGGCTTACGCCATCATGATGAGCAAGCTGGACCGAGCTGCAGGGGTCGAGGAAGAGGCGGGTACGACCGCACCGCCTTCGCAGGCGCACTGA